A single Dasypus novemcinctus isolate mDasNov1 chromosome 4, mDasNov1.1.hap2, whole genome shotgun sequence DNA region contains:
- the CD80 gene encoding T-lymphocyte activation antigen CD80 isoform X1, whose amino-acid sequence MGHTLKRATPPPRCPHIKLFQLLVLAGPLYLCSGNIQVTTAVKEKAVLSCDYNISAEKMMNFRIYWQKGDKVVLTVISGKEKVWPEYENRTSIDITNNLSITIRAVRLSDRGTYTCVVQEPVQDYYQRKQLILVTLLVREDFPVPNITDLGTPSPNIKRIICSTSGGFPEPHLSWLENEKELNANNTTVSRDPETELYTISSELHFNETTNHTFVCLIKYGDKEVSQIFHWRISNQNHSLSQNWLSNLHLILIVVSIVLVTAIIVLTWKCGFCRRLKDGPENESMKIEKISLPFTGSAEASG is encoded by the exons ATGGGTCACACACTGAAGAGGGCAACACCACCACCTAGGTGCCCCCACATCAAACTTTTTCAGCTCTTGGTGCTGGCTGGTCCTTTGTACTTATGTTCAG GAAACATACAGGTGACGACGGCAGTGAAAGAAAAAGCAGTACTGTCCTGTGATTACAATATTTCCGCTGAGAAAATGATGAATTTTCGCATCTACTGGCAAAAGGGTGATAAGGTGGTGCTGACTGTCATATctgggaaggagaaagtgtgGCCTGAGTATGAGAACCGGACCTCCATTGACATCACCAACAACCTCTCCATCACCATCCGGGCTGTGCGCCTGTCAGACCGGGGCACATACACCTGCGTGGTTCAGGAGCCTGTGCAAGACTATTACCAACGGAAACAGCTGATTTTAGTGACACTATTGGTCAGAG AGGACTTCCCTGTCCCTAATATAACTGATCTTGGAACCCCATCTCctaacattaaaaggataatttgTTCAACCTCTGGAGGTTTTCCAGAGCCTCACCTCTCCTggctggaaaatgaaaaagaattaaatgCCAACAATACTACAGTTTCCCGAGATCCTGAAACTGAGCTCTACACTATCAGCAGTGAGCTGCATTTCAATGAGACAACCAACCACACCTTCGTGTGCCTTATCAAATATGGAGACAAAGAAGTGTCACAGATCTTCCACTGGCGAATAT CCAACCAAAACCATTCTCTATCCCAAAACTGGCTCAGCAACCTACACCTAATTCTGATTGTTGTGAGCATTGTACTAGTGACTGCAATCATTGTACTAACATGGAAGTGTG GATTTTGTAGAAGATTGAAAGATGGACCAGAGAATGAGagtatgaaaatagaaaaaatctcTCTTCCCTTCACAGGATCTGCAGAAGCTTCTGGATGA
- the CD80 gene encoding T-lymphocyte activation antigen CD80 isoform X2, whose product MGHTLKRATPPPRCPHIKLFQLLVLAGPLYLCSGNIQVTTAVKEKAVLSCDYNISAEKMMNFRIYWQKGDKVVLTVISGKEKVWPEYENRTSIDITNNLSITIRAVRLSDRGTYTCVVQEPVQDYYQRKQLILVTLLVREDFPVPNITDLGTPSPNIKRIICSTSGGFPEPHLSWLENEKELNANNTTVSRDPETELYTISSELHFNETTNHTFVCLIKYGDKEVSQIFHWRIYPSSCPTCDPCGTGTTADNQLAELASRMGPV is encoded by the exons ATGGGTCACACACTGAAGAGGGCAACACCACCACCTAGGTGCCCCCACATCAAACTTTTTCAGCTCTTGGTGCTGGCTGGTCCTTTGTACTTATGTTCAG GAAACATACAGGTGACGACGGCAGTGAAAGAAAAAGCAGTACTGTCCTGTGATTACAATATTTCCGCTGAGAAAATGATGAATTTTCGCATCTACTGGCAAAAGGGTGATAAGGTGGTGCTGACTGTCATATctgggaaggagaaagtgtgGCCTGAGTATGAGAACCGGACCTCCATTGACATCACCAACAACCTCTCCATCACCATCCGGGCTGTGCGCCTGTCAGACCGGGGCACATACACCTGCGTGGTTCAGGAGCCTGTGCAAGACTATTACCAACGGAAACAGCTGATTTTAGTGACACTATTGGTCAGAG AGGACTTCCCTGTCCCTAATATAACTGATCTTGGAACCCCATCTCctaacattaaaaggataatttgTTCAACCTCTGGAGGTTTTCCAGAGCCTCACCTCTCCTggctggaaaatgaaaaagaattaaatgCCAACAATACTACAGTTTCCCGAGATCCTGAAACTGAGCTCTACACTATCAGCAGTGAGCTGCATTTCAATGAGACAACCAACCACACCTTCGTGTGCCTTATCAAATATGGAGACAAAGAAGTGTCACAGATCTTCCACTGGCGAATAT ACCCTTCCTCATGTCCAACTTGTGATCCCTGTGGGACTGGAACTACAGCTGATAACCAGCTTGCAGAGCTTGCCTCCAGGATGGGCCCAGTCTAA